One region of Chryseobacterium sp. C-71 genomic DNA includes:
- the miaB gene encoding tRNA (N6-isopentenyl adenosine(37)-C2)-methylthiotransferase MiaB, translating to MQEKYIDETKQGEAFAIAEKTGNSKKLFLESYGCQMNFSDSEIVASILNDQGYNTTLKVEEADLILLNTCSIREKAEQTVRMRLAQFKNLKKERPNMTVGVLGCMAERLKTKFLEEEQLVDLVVGPDAYRDLPNLLKETEDGRDAINVILSKEETYADINPVRLGGNGVTAFVTITRGCDNMCTFCVVPFTRGRERSRDPHSILEECKSLWESGYKEITLLGQNVDSYLWYGGGPKKDFAKASEMQKATAVDFSKLLDSVAKAVPQMRIRFSTSNPQDMSLDVFRTMAKHDNICNYCHLPVQSGSNRMLEAMNRQHTREEYLELIRKAKEIVPDISFSQDMIIGFCGETEEDHQDTLSLMREVEYDYGYMFSYSERPGTPAHKKMEDDIPADVKQRRLAEVIALQGELSRKRMQGYVGRVHSVLIEGISKKNKNQWKGRNSQNAVCVFDMLEGQKLGDIVDVFVHGNTQGTLLGETVE from the coding sequence GTGCAAGAAAAATATATAGACGAAACCAAGCAGGGAGAGGCTTTTGCTATTGCAGAAAAAACCGGAAATTCTAAAAAACTCTTTTTAGAAAGCTACGGCTGTCAGATGAATTTTTCAGATTCTGAGATTGTTGCTTCTATTTTGAATGATCAGGGTTACAACACGACACTGAAAGTTGAAGAAGCAGATTTGATTTTATTAAATACATGTTCTATCCGTGAAAAAGCTGAGCAGACCGTGAGAATGCGTCTTGCACAGTTCAAAAATCTAAAAAAAGAAAGACCCAACATGACCGTTGGTGTTTTAGGTTGTATGGCTGAAAGGCTCAAAACTAAGTTTTTAGAGGAAGAACAATTGGTCGACTTAGTTGTTGGTCCTGATGCTTATAGAGATTTACCCAACCTTTTAAAAGAAACCGAAGACGGAAGAGATGCCATCAATGTAATTCTATCTAAAGAAGAAACATATGCTGACATCAATCCTGTTCGTTTGGGCGGAAATGGTGTAACAGCTTTTGTGACGATCACAAGAGGTTGCGACAATATGTGTACATTCTGCGTGGTTCCTTTTACAAGAGGTAGAGAAAGAAGCCGTGATCCGCACTCTATTTTAGAAGAATGTAAAAGTCTTTGGGAAAGTGGTTATAAAGAAATCACGCTTCTCGGGCAAAATGTTGATTCGTATCTATGGTACGGTGGCGGTCCGAAAAAAGATTTCGCAAAAGCATCAGAAATGCAAAAAGCCACAGCGGTTGACTTCTCTAAACTTCTCGATTCGGTTGCCAAAGCTGTTCCTCAGATGAGAATCAGATTCTCAACTTCCAATCCTCAGGATATGAGTTTGGATGTATTCAGAACGATGGCAAAACATGATAATATCTGTAATTACTGCCATTTACCGGTTCAAAGTGGAAGCAACAGAATGCTTGAAGCCATGAACAGACAACATACCCGTGAAGAGTATTTAGAATTAATAAGAAAAGCGAAAGAAATCGTTCCTGATATTTCGTTTTCTCAAGACATGATCATTGGTTTTTGTGGTGAAACTGAAGAAGATCATCAAGATACCTTAAGCCTGATGAGAGAGGTAGAATATGACTATGGTTATATGTTCTCTTACTCCGAAAGACCGGGAACTCCGGCTCACAAAAAAATGGAAGATGATATTCCTGCTGATGTTAAGCAAAGACGTTTAGCAGAAGTAATTGCTTTGCAAGGGGAATTATCAAGAAAAAGAATGCAGGGTTACGTAGGAAGAGTTCACAGTGTTTTAATTGAAGGAATTTCTAAGAAAAACAAAAACCAATGGAAAGGCAGAAACTCTCAAAATGCAGTTTGCGTTTTTGATATGTTGGAAGGTCAGAAATTGGGTGACATTGTGGATGTTTTTGTTCACGGTAATACGCAAGGCACGCTTTTAGGGGAAACAGTGGAATAA